gccatgccgatgcttaaaaacctaggtaaAGAAggattcaaatatttagcacatgtcttcaacctgttcctttccacctttgtcatccccgaaaaatggaaaatcgccaaggtggtcccgctactaaagcctgtgaaaccagctaacataggaaagTCATACCGCCcggtatctctcctatcgccacaACGCTTGAAACCATTGTGCTCCCCTATTTCAacgcaaatttgcaactagcgtcaccgatatggtcgccaagcctaaagactagtctctggaagaagctacaggcctgccaaaatactgccctcagaaccgccacgggttgtcatcttatgtccccagaacgctgtctacataatgaggagagaaatgaaatgctaaccaaacagttcctgctgaatacccagaaacctgggcatcccaaaagccatctgattgatgagccaacaccgcccaggtgcttaaggagtcatctccgtaagattataaggaaatacggcacctgagaacacagccgtatgaagctaaaaaacacaagcaggtccttggtgaactccataaacaggcctcggacctctatgccaggaattgcccgtgaattctgtactcaaagaacaatgccctaaacttgcagaaggggaacgcacactccctaggaaaACGCGagacactctagctcaacttcgacgtggatactgtaacaggttaaactcttacctatccggaatcaaccccgacatacgaaatgtatgccctgcttgcaatgtgtccccacatgagtccaaccatctctttaattgtaatgtggaaacaactcctctaacatccctctctttatggtccacccttgttgaaagagcaagtttccttggattcccgttagaggatattgtggaaaatttgtgatcggtcacacctattggatggagcgaagctctgctacaacaacaacaacaccaacaactttCCTCAAGTACTTGTAATGGGGAATTGACGGTAATTTAATTCCTCATGGaccttgggggtggggagggaagaTTGCCAGAAGgtataatgtggccatataaatcgttcccgagatggtcggacgaGCACCTTAacggagctgtgttaccggagcgtaccggatctgtatacggcaaaggaccatcacatcgataacactccccaaagccttcggggagtaaccttatcgctacaacaacaacaaccctctGACCTTAACTAGCCCTAGGCGAATTCAGTTTACTTAggaggcgaggctctggcgacccccaaGTTCCCTACTAAGGGACTGGGTTGGATGACCTAAAGGCTCAACGTTGTGATATCAACTTAACGGCGTTATTTTCCGGAACGTTAAAAATGCGGTCATATACAAATAAACTTCgtgtaataaatataaatacattatGTTAATCCAGTAgtatttttttgaatagaaatttGACATGCAGAAGTCGCACGAAACATATCAATCATGAAAACAACTACAAATAAGGACCAAGTCCGATACAATTGATTTTGAATTCACGTTTCCATAGCTTGTTTTTCTAAGTGTGCTTTCAGCTGCTGATTGAAATCGTCTTCCACATTATCATCATCCCAATTATCTTCCCAGACATTCACTTCATCTTGATCATCATCCGCGATGTTAAAATCTGAAATTATTTCTTAAAGTTTGAGACttttattgttgaaaatattAACCTTCAGCAGGAAACTCTTCGAACTCGTCGTCTTCTTCCAAAAGGCCTAAATCTCCCTTTGGATTTTTGtccttttctttatctttttccgacgacattatttataataaatatgtAAACTCAACCTTTATAATtattaatatgtaatatgtatgtatatgtatatgtaatatgtaatatgtaaactCAACCTTTATAAttattaatttgtataacaaagtTGTTGTACACAACGATGCAGAATATAACCAAAGATGACAATATAACGTCAAACAGTGCAGAGTCATTTGTCAGATTTAACGAGATATTACTACAACGAATAGCAATGCTGCCATACTGTCGGTGGGTGCTTTCTACGTACACAATTTTTGTTACGGTGCAAACGTTCCCGTCAGTTGagtgcaaggcgaattcagtagaggtggtgttatcgcaacagctgattgcttcttattcacccttatcgcgagttttattttcacccgaaaatattcacagttttcgttcaccctatcgcagagggtgaagaaacaatttttcgtgttcgaaaaacaTTTCACCTAATCGGCAACTCTTtaaagttggaggcgcaagatacaaaaattttacagtttgaagaaaaaatcgaggccgaggtggatgctttgagaggacgtatcgagcagttgcaactaaatcgcccagcagtttccaCGAgtagagcggaacaattatgaagcattgatggctgctgtagaacgacgttatggaagcgagcatagaaaacagatattccaaattgagttgcaaaaccgctaccaaaaagcaaatgagacattgcaggagtttgcttcagatgttgaaaggttggctcatctcgcaaatgcggacgcacccgtggaatacaccgagagggtaaaaatccagagttttataaatggcatacgagacgtggaaacgaagcgagctacatacgcaaacccaaaactgacatttgctgaaacggtatcacatgcattgactaaggaaacggcctcactattgtgtaagccagttttcaaagcacgccgtgtggaagaagaaagaccagagtgggtagacgcaatattggaggcgctgaaaggatcgcaaaagcggagtgaaaaagttatcaaatgcttcaaatgcgggaagtccggtcacattgcacgtcattgtgatcttggtcctaatagttccaacaatgtgggtggccgtaaacgcaaagttggaggagatgagcaagagcgagtaagaggtagagatcgagagctagatccagctattgaatgccctgtgatatctgtgtcgcaaattggaaggaaatcaagcagtcttaccgtcagagggaatgtggatggcaaagagcgtgtactgactgtagatacgggcgcatctcattccttgattcgatctgatttggtctacaggagagtaaagtcattacctggagcaaggttgcgtacggtcacaggcgagtataatgaagtccaaggcgaagtggtatgtgaggtattaattggaaaagtcatggttctacacaaattcgctgtggcggaaatcgttgatgaagtcatattgggagcggACTTCTTGGtcgaccatgacatcaggatcgatatgcggagaaaaattatgcgctataagaaccaggacataccacttagctttagtttggaaaaagggttcagcagtaatcgggtactggtagaaaagactcgacaaagaccacgaaagtcaaaggcaaaggttgatagatcgaatgggccaaataaataaatttcaaaagtacctgcgagagaaacactggctttgacaaaacctaaaagacgcaggaaaacgaagcaacgaattgccgagaaagaatgcgagggtagtttcaagccagatcGCACTACTGTGGgaaaacgtgggaacgatactgattatgcaaagcaaatccgtccagcgcaagctctacgaagtagttcatcggccaaacaacagagtgtgaaggaacgaaccagggtattgggtagtacgatgaaacacaggtaccatgagaacaataattcgaaaggtttcttggcgggagatttggtacagttatacaaccctcacaggcggaaaggtgttccatccaaatttcggtgcagttgggaagacccgtacaaggttgtgaagaagatcagtgataccatctaccgcatacaaagcattgagaaaccacggagtagaagagtggtatatttggcgatgctagcagcgtttaggtcgagagatttgtctgatcgggacgatcagacttaggtggagagcagtgttacgaatattagcaaaaccaaggagtgctgccagctctaagccgatgctaagcagtgacgtgaatgcacatcaataattcaatcatcatgtatctacataaacgaaacaataaccgcgtctacatatatgtaccatgtacgtatacgagcagcggagagtcaatgcacaaatacatgcatatatctgagatactcctataagtatgcaatgagaaaaactataaaattgtgcaattgtagttacagctgagatgtttgagagctaatggactagtagattctggaagcgactagaaaatgcgaatgttaaagtcaaagagtataaaaggcgacagatgtagaggcgctgaaattcagtttgagttgagctatccatcagttattgattaagcacgcgatctggcggccaatagtagagtttaatttgagttatcaatcagtttggttattaagccagcgagtagcaaagtataagtgttattgtgaagtactttaataaaggccatttttccattattcaatattggagttatttattcaacagtttagtgattcgaacttagcagaggatttgcaagtaaattcgttacaatatgcaatAGTCTTGTAAGTTATCATGTTATATTACCACACTTAACCATTTTTACGGTTTAGGAAAAACCAAAGgtttaattttcaatttatagTCTATAAAGGGTGAACGGTTGAATTAGTTCTTCTCTCACCTTATACCCTATGTACATAGTCGTAGTGAGAATAGCTATTCCGCTTACTATAAATATATTGGAATTAAATTAATTACCCGTTCGCAGAACAATACTACAAAGTATCAATTGAAAATGATATGGAACAAACATACAAAATTAAACTTGGTTTAGCATTTAGTTATACCGGTTAGTTACTACAAAGACAAGATTTAACACTTAGTCTAGTATACATGCATATAGACTAAATTCAAAATGATGCGAACGCCCTTATTAGCTTATAATTAATTTAACtctatagcgtttttttttttgcaacaccTGCATTTACATActataaagcaaacaaaaaacacTAAATAATTTAACTTCATATTAGTGTCGAATACAAGGCAACCAAATTATAATATTTAAAGTTATATCCTACCACATACCTACAATGTGCTaccattaaatttttgtaaactAATCGTAATCGCCatgaataaataaattgtaattgaATATGGGAATGCG
The DNA window shown above is from Eurosta solidaginis isolate ZX-2024a chromosome 2, ASM4086904v1, whole genome shotgun sequence and carries:
- the Sem1 gene encoding probable 26S proteasome complex subunit sem1, with the protein product MSSEKDKEKDKNPKGDLGLLEEDDEFEEFPAEDFNIADDDQDEVNVWEDNWDDDNVEDDFNQQLKAHLEKQAMET